One genomic segment of Prochlorococcus marinus str. MIT 0919 includes these proteins:
- a CDS encoding metal-binding protein, with product MASGIEHDQSTKFYSLPFGIAIGILFGFKNGILAGLAFAIGGLWLSPDLDTRSLPLKRWGILQIIWLPYRKFIPHRSFLSHGPIIGTSLRISYLIVTIALLKLLINAFGIELNFLSTEMVAKFLTRYSKETLFIFIGMEGSVWLHLIKDKVRSRTN from the coding sequence ATGGCTTCTGGCATTGAACATGACCAATCTACAAAATTTTATAGCTTGCCGTTTGGAATCGCCATAGGCATTTTATTTGGATTTAAGAATGGGATTCTTGCAGGTCTTGCGTTTGCAATCGGAGGTTTATGGCTATCTCCAGATCTGGATACTCGTTCTCTACCTTTAAAAAGATGGGGTATATTACAAATAATTTGGTTACCATACAGAAAATTTATTCCTCACAGATCATTTCTTTCACACGGTCCCATCATAGGAACCTCTTTAAGAATATCTTACCTAATAGTAACTATTGCTTTATTGAAATTATTAATTAATGCTTTCGGAATAGAGCTAAACTTTCTTTCAACTGAAATGGTAGCAAAATTTCTAACACGATATTCAAAAGAAACTTTATTTATCTTCATTGGCATGGAAGGAAGCGTATGGCTTCACCTAATAAAAGATAAAGTTCGTTCTCGCACTAATTAA
- the mazG gene encoding nucleoside triphosphate pyrophosphohydrolase gives MKSNAMIELRKVISRLRDPLNGCPWDIKQTHTSLIPYVLEEAYEVVNAIESNDEKGMTEELGDLLLQVILHAQIAEEENRFTFDDIVKELKNKLIRRHPNIFESTSKFKGLSWSEIKMLEKEAIQSETPITDEAKRKIRQQPAMNGAIYISWKAKDLGLEWVSNDHIWDKFNEEVEELKEALLQKDMTNAEEELGDVIFTLINIARWYNLSPERGLKKTNNKFLNRLSYMESKLKGKILGQSKKQLEFLWQEAKKMMSIKKNIN, from the coding sequence ATGAAAAGCAACGCGATGATTGAACTTAGGAAAGTAATCTCTAGATTAAGAGATCCACTTAATGGATGTCCATGGGATATAAAACAAACTCACACTTCACTAATACCTTATGTCCTAGAAGAAGCTTATGAAGTTGTTAATGCGATAGAAAGTAATGATGAAAAAGGTATGACTGAAGAGCTCGGAGATCTACTATTACAAGTAATATTACATGCCCAAATTGCAGAGGAAGAAAATAGATTTACTTTCGATGATATAGTAAAAGAATTAAAAAATAAATTAATTAGAAGACACCCAAATATATTTGAAAGTACAAGTAAATTTAAAGGCCTGAGTTGGAGCGAAATTAAAATGCTAGAAAAAGAGGCAATACAAAGTGAAACTCCTATAACAGATGAAGCTAAGAGAAAAATTAGACAACAGCCTGCTATGAATGGAGCAATATACATATCTTGGAAAGCAAAGGATTTAGGATTAGAATGGGTTAGCAATGATCATATATGGGATAAATTTAATGAAGAAGTAGAAGAGCTAAAGGAAGCGCTTTTACAGAAAGACATGACTAATGCAGAGGAAGAGTTAGGGGATGTAATCTTCACTCTTATAAATATAGCCAGATGGTATAATCTATCTCCAGAAAGGGGGCTTAAAAAAACTAATAATAAATTTCTCAATAGATTGTCTTACATGGAATCAAAACTTAAGGGGAAAATTCTTGGGCAATCAAAAAAACAATTAGAATTCCTTTGGCAAGAAGCTAAAAAAATGATGTCTATAAAAAAGAATATTAATTAG
- the speE gene encoding polyamine aminopropyltransferase, with amino-acid sequence MRKWVDEYQNNARFGLKGKVIIEEQSNYQKITIIESKLYGNALLLDNCWMTAEGQEKQYHESLVHPALCSSKEIKKALIIGGGDGGSARECMKYDILDCVDLVEIDSRVIELSKQYLPKIGGDAWKDNRLNIFIENGIEWVKNTPIDFYDVIIIDSSDPKGPAKGLFSKEFFTNCRRILKPGGVLATQSESPETFREFHINTVKMLREIFDYADPLYGNVPIYPSGWWSWTFASQGKPRYHKPIIERMQKITESCEIWSPRWQEGAFNSIPAFLERELNL; translated from the coding sequence ATGAGAAAATGGGTTGATGAGTATCAAAATAATGCTCGTTTTGGTCTAAAAGGTAAAGTAATAATTGAAGAACAAAGTAATTACCAAAAAATAACTATTATTGAAAGTAAGCTCTATGGAAATGCTCTACTTTTAGACAATTGCTGGATGACTGCTGAAGGCCAAGAAAAGCAATATCACGAATCTTTAGTCCATCCAGCTTTATGTAGCTCAAAAGAAATTAAGAAAGCTCTTATCATTGGTGGTGGTGATGGAGGAAGCGCTAGAGAATGTATGAAATATGACATTTTAGATTGTGTTGATTTAGTTGAAATTGACAGCCGTGTAATTGAACTAAGTAAACAATATTTACCAAAGATTGGAGGTGACGCTTGGAAAGATAATCGCTTAAATATTTTTATTGAAAATGGCATAGAGTGGGTTAAAAATACACCTATTGATTTTTATGATGTTATTATTATTGATAGTTCTGATCCAAAAGGACCTGCTAAAGGATTATTTTCAAAAGAATTTTTTACAAATTGTCGGCGAATACTAAAGCCAGGAGGTGTGTTAGCAACACAATCTGAATCACCGGAAACCTTCAGAGAATTTCATATTAATACAGTCAAAATGCTTCGTGAAATTTTCGATTATGCAGACCCTTTATATGGAAACGTACCAATATACCCAAGTGGTTGGTGGAGCTGGACTTTTGCTTCACAAGGTAAGCCAAGATACCACAAACCAATTATTGAAAGAATGCAAAAAATTACTGAGTCTTGCGAAATTTGGAGTCCTCGTTGGCAAGAAGGTGCATTTAATAGTATTCCTGCTTTTCTTGAAAGAGAGTTAAATCTATGA
- the speB gene encoding agmatinase has protein sequence MKLSKSPKFNTDGPIFMGSQSNPKNCKIGICGIPYDGTTSFRPGTRFGPSEIKNVSNSIESFCPQLGLDLEEIKYIDFGSLEIPHGAPEPVINLVKEATNSILSQGIKPLLLGGEHSITIGSIKSIIEKYPDVIVLQLDAHADLRSEWLGSCYNHACVIRRCLEILPSKTLFQVAIRSGTREEFKEMKADNRLVELKVGEPANNLYEILKPFKNKPIYLTIDLDWFDPSVLPGTGTPEPGGFFWQDFAAVINVIQEHRIIGADIVELSPILDNSGISSVLAAKVTRSLIMLMSL, from the coding sequence ATGAAACTTTCTAAAAGTCCAAAGTTTAATACAGATGGTCCCATATTTATGGGCAGTCAAAGCAATCCAAAAAATTGCAAGATAGGCATTTGTGGTATCCCTTACGATGGAACTACATCATTTAGGCCAGGTACTCGTTTTGGACCATCTGAAATCAAAAATGTTAGTAATAGTATTGAGTCATTTTGCCCGCAATTAGGGCTTGATCTTGAAGAAATAAAATATATAGATTTTGGATCTTTAGAAATTCCTCATGGTGCACCTGAACCTGTAATTAATTTGGTCAAGGAAGCAACAAATAGCATTCTTTCCCAAGGAATAAAACCACTATTACTTGGCGGAGAACATTCAATTACTATAGGGTCAATAAAATCAATAATTGAAAAGTATCCAGATGTTATTGTTTTACAATTAGATGCACATGCAGATCTTAGAAGTGAATGGCTTGGCTCATGTTATAACCACGCGTGTGTAATAAGAAGATGTTTAGAAATTCTACCAAGCAAAACACTTTTTCAAGTAGCCATCCGTAGTGGAACTCGTGAAGAGTTTAAAGAAATGAAAGCAGATAATCGATTAGTTGAACTCAAAGTTGGTGAGCCAGCAAATAATCTTTATGAGATACTTAAACCCTTTAAAAATAAGCCTATTTATCTAACAATAGATCTAGATTGGTTTGACCCAAGTGTTTTACCTGGCACAGGAACTCCGGAACCGGGTGGTTTTTTTTGGCAAGATTTTGCAGCAGTAATAAATGTTATTCAAGAGCATAGAATTATTGGAGCAGATATAGTTGAATTATCCCCTATCTTAGATAACTCTGGAATTAGCAGTGTTCTTGCTGCTAAAGTAACGAGAAGTTTAATAATGTTAATGTCTCTGTAA
- the gcvT gene encoding glycine cleavage system aminomethyltransferase GcvT, producing MEYLKTPLNQKCLDQGARLVPFAGWEMPVQFAGLMNEHNAVRKNAGLFDVSHMGVISIKGLNAKDEIQKLVPTDLYRIGTGEACYTVLLNDHGGIIDDLIIYDLGIDGENQDCLMLIINAACKESDINWFKKNLNLDKITVNNAKKDPVLLALQGPKAEHYLIKILGDVVHKSLKDLPPFGHKTINYQFKDMEESASLFIARTGYTGEKGYEILLESEPGNILWDELINAGVTPCGLGARDTLRLEAAMHLFGNDINENTTPLEAGLGWLVHLEMPKKFIGREALEKQSQHGLTKKLVGLEIQGRAIARKDYPIFYNNQKISQITSGSWSPTLEKPIALAYLPKELTKLGDEVNVQIRDKLYPAMVVKKPFYRSVS from the coding sequence ATGGAATATTTAAAAACTCCTTTAAATCAAAAATGCCTAGACCAAGGAGCGCGTTTAGTTCCATTTGCTGGATGGGAAATGCCTGTCCAATTTGCTGGGCTAATGAATGAACACAATGCAGTTAGGAAAAATGCTGGTTTATTTGACGTGTCTCATATGGGTGTAATTTCAATTAAAGGACTGAATGCCAAAGATGAAATACAAAAACTAGTTCCTACAGATCTATATCGGATTGGTACTGGAGAAGCCTGCTACACAGTTCTTTTAAATGACCATGGTGGAATCATTGATGACCTCATCATTTACGACTTAGGAATAGATGGTGAAAATCAAGACTGCCTAATGTTAATAATCAATGCAGCTTGCAAGGAATCCGATATCAATTGGTTCAAAAAGAATTTAAACCTTGACAAGATCACCGTTAATAATGCAAAAAAAGACCCTGTTCTCCTTGCATTGCAAGGGCCCAAAGCAGAACATTATCTAATTAAAATACTTGGAGATGTTGTACATAAATCATTAAAAGATCTTCCTCCTTTTGGGCATAAAACCATAAATTATCAATTCAAGGATATGGAAGAAAGTGCCTCATTATTCATTGCAAGAACTGGGTATACAGGAGAAAAAGGATATGAAATACTCTTGGAATCTGAACCAGGAAATATTCTGTGGGACGAACTTATCAATGCAGGGGTTACACCATGTGGATTAGGCGCAAGAGATACATTACGCTTAGAGGCTGCTATGCATCTTTTTGGAAATGATATCAACGAAAACACTACCCCTTTAGAAGCTGGCCTAGGATGGTTAGTTCATCTAGAAATGCCTAAAAAATTTATCGGACGTGAAGCGCTGGAAAAGCAAAGTCAACATGGCTTAACTAAGAAATTGGTTGGTTTAGAAATCCAAGGTCGAGCCATTGCTCGCAAAGACTATCCAATTTTCTACAACAATCAAAAAATTAGTCAGATCACTAGTGGAAGCTGGTCCCCAACTCTTGAAAAGCCTATCGCGCTAGCCTATTTACCAAAAGAGTTAACTAAATTGGGTGATGAAGTGAATGTCCAAATTAGAGATAAACTTTATCCCGCGATGGTTGTAAAAAAACCTTTCTATCGCAGTGTTTCCTGA
- the aspS gene encoding aspartate--tRNA ligase has product MRSNYCGELRTKHITSKVQLCGWVDRCRDHGGVIFIDLRDSSGTIQITVDPDQGNDLFTIAEGLKNETVLLITGQVRSRPKESTNKKIPTGEIEVLADFIKILNPVFSNLPFPISIHDEQPIKEEIRLKYRYLDLRRERMNKNLRLRHKTIKAARNFLENEGFIEVETPILTRSTPEGARDYLVPSRVCEGEWFALPQSPQIFKQLLMIGGIERYYQIARCFRDEDLRSDRQPEFTQLDIEMSFMDQEEILNLNEKLIASIWKTIKGITLEVPFPRLSWQESMDRFGTDRPDTRYGMELKNVSIILEKIGFKVFSNAVKNGGSVKCITVTGGNKLISNVRIKPGGDIFNEAQKAGAKGLAFIRVRENYEIDTIGAIKDNLTDSQKTNLLETTNAKPGDLILFGAGESTIVNKTLDRVRQFLARELDLIPSDQEESKWNFLWVIDFPMFEFNKEENRLEAMHHPFCAPNIDDISNDSNLWSEKLPQSRAQAYDLVLNGLELGGGSLRIHNPQLQRKVLETIGLSKENMSEQFGFLINALEMGAPPHGGLAFGIDRIVMLLAKEESIRDTMAFPKTQQARCLMAQAPNYVSQRQLKELHITSTFEETE; this is encoded by the coding sequence ATGCGCAGTAATTACTGTGGAGAGCTGCGCACGAAGCACATTACCTCCAAAGTTCAACTATGTGGATGGGTAGATCGCTGCAGAGACCATGGCGGCGTAATTTTCATAGACCTACGAGATTCGAGTGGGACAATTCAAATCACAGTCGACCCTGATCAAGGCAACGATTTATTTACTATTGCAGAGGGTCTAAAGAATGAAACAGTACTTTTAATAACTGGACAAGTGAGGTCAAGGCCTAAGGAATCAACAAACAAAAAAATCCCAACTGGAGAGATAGAAGTTTTAGCTGATTTTATAAAAATATTAAATCCTGTCTTTAGCAATTTACCTTTTCCTATTTCTATTCATGATGAACAACCTATTAAAGAAGAAATAAGGCTCAAGTACAGATACCTAGATCTACGAAGAGAAAGAATGAACAAAAATCTTCGTTTAAGACATAAAACAATTAAAGCAGCGAGAAATTTCCTTGAAAATGAAGGCTTTATAGAAGTAGAAACACCTATCCTTACTCGTTCAACTCCTGAAGGAGCTAGAGACTATCTAGTACCTTCAAGAGTATGTGAAGGGGAATGGTTTGCCTTGCCACAATCTCCTCAAATCTTCAAGCAACTGCTAATGATTGGAGGTATTGAACGTTATTACCAAATTGCGAGATGCTTTCGTGATGAAGACTTGAGATCAGATAGGCAGCCAGAGTTCACACAATTAGATATCGAAATGAGTTTTATGGATCAAGAAGAAATTTTGAATCTAAATGAAAAGTTAATTGCCTCAATCTGGAAAACAATTAAAGGAATTACTTTAGAAGTACCTTTTCCAAGATTGTCATGGCAGGAAAGTATGGATCGATTTGGAACTGATAGGCCCGATACAAGATACGGAATGGAGCTAAAAAATGTAAGTATTATATTGGAAAAAATCGGATTTAAAGTATTTTCAAACGCCGTTAAAAATGGAGGCTCCGTAAAATGTATAACAGTAACTGGTGGAAATAAGTTAATTAGTAATGTACGGATTAAGCCAGGTGGCGATATCTTTAATGAAGCCCAAAAAGCTGGTGCTAAAGGCTTAGCGTTTATTAGGGTTCGTGAAAATTATGAAATAGATACTATTGGTGCAATCAAAGACAATCTGACCGACTCTCAAAAAACTAATCTTCTTGAAACCACAAATGCCAAGCCTGGTGATTTAATACTTTTTGGAGCCGGGGAAAGCACAATAGTTAACAAAACATTGGATAGAGTGAGACAATTTCTTGCAAGAGAACTTGATTTAATACCTTCAGATCAAGAAGAAAGCAAATGGAATTTCCTTTGGGTTATAGATTTCCCGATGTTTGAATTCAATAAAGAAGAAAATCGTTTAGAAGCTATGCACCACCCCTTTTGCGCTCCAAATATTGATGATATCAGTAATGATTCGAATTTATGGTCAGAGAAGCTCCCTCAATCTCGAGCGCAAGCATATGATCTTGTTTTAAATGGATTAGAGCTTGGTGGAGGATCGCTACGCATTCATAACCCTCAACTACAACGGAAAGTACTTGAGACAATAGGATTGTCCAAAGAAAATATGTCTGAACAGTTTGGATTCCTAATCAATGCTTTAGAAATGGGAGCACCACCCCATGGAGGTCTCGCATTTGGCATAGATAGGATAGTCATGCTCTTGGCAAAGGAAGAATCAATAAGAGATACTATGGCTTTTCCAAAAACTCAACAGGCAAGATGCCTAATGGCTCAAGCACCAAACTATGTAAGTCAAAGACAATTAAAAGAACTTCATATAACCAGCACTTTTGAAGAGACTGAATAA
- a CDS encoding CTP synthase, producing the protein MPKFVFVTGGVVSSIGKGIVAASLGRLLKSRGYSVSILKLDPYLNVDPGTMSPFQHGEVFVTEDGAETDLDLGHYERFTDTALSRLNSVTTGSIYQSVINKERRGDYNGGTVQVIPHITGEIRERIHRVAANSNADVVITEIGGTVGDIESLPFLEAIREFKGDVGKNDIAYVHVTLLPFIGTSGEIKTKPTQHSVKELRSIGIQPDILICRSDRDINESLKSKISGFCGVNTNAVIPALDADSIYSVPLALKKEGLCKEVLECLELTDHNCDLKNWESLVHKLRNPGPEIKIAVVGKYVQLNDAYLSVVEALRHACIEQSASLNLHWICAERLENEGADVLLKDMDAIVVPGGFGNRGVDGKIAAIKLAREKEIPFLGLCLGMQCAVIEWARNIAGLIGATSFELDSNTDHPVIHLLPEQQDVVDLGGTMRLGVYPCRLKEGSIGHRLYGEEVVYERHRHRYEFNNSYKNLFLESGYIISGTSPDGRLVELIELKDHPFFAACQYHPEFLSRPGKPHPLFKGLIEAALSRLPKSPQKAVKQSNSYHQNQT; encoded by the coding sequence ATGCCAAAATTTGTTTTTGTCACCGGCGGAGTTGTTTCAAGCATCGGCAAAGGAATAGTTGCTGCAAGTTTGGGACGACTTCTCAAATCCCGAGGGTACAGCGTATCAATTTTGAAACTTGATCCATACTTAAACGTAGACCCTGGAACAATGAGTCCTTTCCAGCATGGAGAAGTTTTTGTAACTGAAGATGGTGCTGAAACTGATTTAGATTTAGGACACTACGAACGTTTTACAGACACAGCATTATCAAGATTAAATAGCGTAACTACTGGTTCTATCTACCAATCTGTAATCAACAAAGAAAGGCGAGGAGACTATAACGGAGGAACTGTACAAGTTATACCGCATATAACAGGTGAAATACGCGAAAGAATTCACAGAGTTGCAGCCAATAGCAACGCAGATGTAGTAATTACAGAAATTGGTGGAACAGTTGGTGATATCGAATCCCTACCTTTTCTAGAAGCAATTCGTGAATTCAAAGGTGATGTTGGCAAAAACGATATTGCATATGTTCATGTAACACTTTTACCTTTTATTGGAACCTCAGGAGAAATTAAAACCAAACCTACACAGCATTCTGTTAAAGAATTACGGTCTATTGGGATTCAGCCTGACATATTAATTTGTCGTAGTGACAGAGATATTAATGAAAGCCTAAAAAGTAAAATTAGCGGATTTTGCGGAGTTAATACTAACGCTGTCATTCCAGCCCTAGATGCAGATAGTATATATTCAGTTCCACTAGCACTTAAGAAAGAAGGACTATGTAAAGAAGTACTGGAATGTTTAGAGCTAACTGATCACAATTGTGATCTTAAAAACTGGGAAAGCCTAGTCCATAAACTAAGAAATCCAGGGCCAGAAATTAAAATAGCAGTAGTCGGAAAATATGTTCAATTAAATGATGCCTACCTTTCAGTAGTTGAAGCACTGAGGCATGCTTGCATTGAACAAAGTGCCTCACTAAATCTTCATTGGATTTGCGCTGAAAGACTTGAAAATGAAGGGGCTGATGTGCTTTTAAAAGACATGGACGCAATTGTTGTCCCAGGAGGGTTTGGTAATCGTGGTGTAGATGGCAAAATTGCAGCAATTAAATTAGCAAGAGAAAAAGAGATACCTTTTCTAGGCCTTTGCCTCGGAATGCAATGTGCTGTTATTGAATGGGCCAGAAACATAGCTGGGCTTATAGGAGCGACAAGCTTTGAACTAGATTCAAATACCGATCATCCAGTTATTCACTTATTGCCTGAACAACAAGATGTAGTTGATCTAGGTGGGACAATGAGACTAGGTGTTTATCCATGTAGGTTAAAAGAAGGTTCAATAGGGCATCGCCTATATGGGGAAGAAGTTGTCTACGAACGCCATCGCCACCGATATGAATTCAATAATTCTTATAAAAACCTTTTTCTAGAATCAGGATATATAATTAGTGGTACATCACCAGATGGTCGCTTGGTAGAACTAATTGAATTAAAAGACCATCCCTTTTTTGCTGCATGTCAATACCACCCTGAATTTTTATCTAGACCTGGAAAACCACACCCTCTATTCAAAGGATTAATTGAAGCAGCGCTATCACGCCTACCAAAATCACCTCAAAAAGCTGTCAAACAATCAAATAGTTATCATCAAAACCAGACTTAA
- a CDS encoding 7-carboxy-7-deazaguanine synthase QueE, whose amino-acid sequence MTTSLPVVERFHSIQGEGAHSGRSAFFIRLAKCKVGCSWCDTKESWSETSHPKIKVNELAKEAAKAHSRGAAFLVITGGEPLHHNLNPLCKALESELSFFNKGNMPIHLETSGVDTISGSPDWITLSPKRHFPPKKELLEACHEIKVVIHSKKDIYFAEQMAKLATDTKKNASKCKSKILMEPILFLQPGWKHKEGKALAIDHVINNPKWRLSLQTHKWLNLD is encoded by the coding sequence ATGACAACATCACTACCTGTAGTGGAACGTTTTCATTCAATTCAAGGAGAAGGTGCTCATTCAGGAAGAAGTGCTTTTTTTATTAGGCTTGCAAAATGCAAAGTAGGTTGTTCCTGGTGCGATACGAAAGAATCATGGTCAGAAACATCTCATCCTAAGATTAAAGTCAATGAACTAGCTAAAGAAGCAGCAAAAGCACATTCTCGAGGTGCTGCTTTTCTCGTTATCACTGGGGGAGAACCATTGCATCACAATCTCAATCCATTATGCAAAGCTTTAGAAAGTGAGCTTTCATTTTTCAACAAGGGAAATATGCCGATTCATCTAGAAACAAGTGGAGTAGATACTATTAGTGGATCACCTGATTGGATTACACTTTCCCCAAAAAGGCATTTCCCTCCCAAAAAAGAACTGTTAGAAGCATGTCATGAAATTAAGGTAGTTATTCATTCAAAAAAAGATATTTATTTTGCAGAGCAAATGGCCAAGTTGGCTACTGATACTAAGAAAAATGCAAGTAAGTGTAAGAGCAAAATATTAATGGAACCAATTCTTTTTTTACAGCCAGGGTGGAAACATAAAGAAGGGAAGGCATTGGCTATTGATCATGTGATCAATAATCCTAAATGGAGGCTCAGTTTACAAACACATAAATGGTTAAACTTAGATTAA
- the queC gene encoding 7-cyano-7-deazaguanine synthase QueC, producing MSTKNSSISIALISGGLDSATAAAMAIESGHKVIGLSFNYGQRHKRELKAAVALASHLKLIDHEIININLAQWGGSSLTDYTQSIPKEGVVPGKIPNTYVPGRNTVFIAIGLSLAEARGANQLILGINAMDYSGYPDCRPDYLKSFQALANLSSKAGREGKAPKLLAPLMYMNKIEIVKEALRLEIPINQTWSCYSELEKACGLCDSCRIRNEALVQAGRSDLCSK from the coding sequence ATGTCGACAAAGAACTCTTCTATATCTATTGCATTAATTTCTGGTGGCCTAGACTCAGCAACAGCTGCTGCGATGGCGATTGAATCTGGGCATAAGGTAATAGGACTTTCTTTTAATTATGGGCAAAGGCATAAACGTGAATTAAAAGCAGCTGTAGCGCTAGCCTCACATTTAAAGCTAATTGACCATGAAATTATCAACATAAATTTAGCCCAGTGGGGAGGATCTTCTTTGACTGATTACACTCAATCAATTCCTAAAGAAGGTGTTGTTCCAGGTAAAATTCCTAATACTTATGTTCCTGGTCGAAATACAGTTTTCATCGCCATTGGTCTCAGCCTTGCCGAGGCTCGAGGAGCTAATCAACTTATCCTTGGTATAAATGCTATGGATTACTCAGGTTATCCGGATTGTAGACCGGACTATCTCAAATCATTTCAAGCCCTTGCAAACCTTTCTAGTAAAGCCGGCCGGGAAGGTAAAGCACCCAAGCTGCTTGCTCCACTTATGTACATGAACAAAATAGAGATTGTGAAAGAAGCACTAAGGCTAGAGATCCCAATTAATCAAACTTGGAGTTGTTATAGCGAATTAGAAAAAGCATGTGGCCTATGTGACAGTTGTCGTATCAGGAATGAAGCCCTGGTGCAAGCTGGCAGGTCAGATCTTTGCTCGAAATGA
- a CDS encoding anthranilate synthase component I family protein: MKKLITPIRKLARKWHDPAYIANNLIQSFGEKGFIWLDSDGSSTGRWTVLATNPTEQICCSEYSPTQQKQNPFELLRNLKAGHWTGWLSYEAGVWIEPNNPWKKDAMATLWIARHDPVIKFDLIDKQIWIEGTNPQQVESLDRWLQNLRHENNQNDLSKKIGIPVNSWKWLINKTDFAAKVNLIKKLIRAGDIFQANLATSCTTQKPSEIFAIDLFQKLRQISPAPFSGIIIAGDKAIGEAVISTSPERFLQVDPSGLVETRPIKGTRPRNNNPQVDADMAAQLVCSQKDRAENIMIVDLLRNDLGKVCESGSIKVTQLAGLESYAQVHHLTSVIHGTLKTGKTWIDLLEACWPGGSISGAPKVRACQRIDELEPTARGPYCGSFIHIDWDGQFDSNILIRSLMVNGSTLRINAGCGIVADSDAENEVEELKWKLMPILKALE; encoded by the coding sequence ATGAAGAAGCTTATTACTCCCATTAGAAAATTAGCTCGCAAATGGCATGACCCTGCATACATAGCCAATAATTTAATTCAAAGTTTTGGAGAAAAAGGTTTTATATGGCTTGATAGTGATGGGAGCTCGACTGGACGATGGACAGTTCTAGCGACTAATCCTACTGAACAAATTTGTTGTAGCGAATACAGCCCCACGCAACAAAAACAAAACCCATTTGAATTACTAAGAAATTTAAAAGCAGGTCATTGGACTGGCTGGCTTAGTTATGAAGCTGGGGTATGGATAGAGCCAAATAATCCATGGAAAAAAGACGCAATGGCAACGTTGTGGATTGCCAGGCATGACCCAGTAATAAAATTTGATCTCATTGATAAGCAAATATGGATAGAAGGTACTAACCCGCAGCAAGTAGAAAGTCTTGATAGATGGCTACAAAACTTAAGGCATGAGAATAATCAAAATGATCTATCAAAGAAAATAGGAATCCCAGTAAATTCTTGGAAGTGGTTAATCAACAAAACGGATTTTGCTGCAAAAGTAAATTTAATAAAGAAATTGATTAGAGCAGGTGATATTTTTCAGGCAAATCTTGCTACATCTTGCACAACTCAAAAACCTTCAGAAATTTTTGCTATTGATCTGTTTCAAAAGCTACGTCAAATTTCTCCAGCACCATTCTCAGGAATAATTATTGCTGGAGATAAAGCAATAGGAGAAGCTGTAATCTCTACATCTCCAGAACGATTTCTTCAAGTTGATCCAAGTGGATTAGTAGAAACAAGGCCTATCAAAGGGACACGTCCACGGAACAACAATCCTCAGGTAGATGCTGATATGGCAGCACAACTTGTTTGTAGTCAAAAGGATCGAGCAGAAAATATAATGATTGTCGATTTGCTAAGAAATGATCTTGGAAAAGTGTGTGAATCGGGCAGTATAAAAGTCACACAATTAGCGGGCCTAGAAAGCTATGCTCAAGTACATCATCTCACTTCTGTAATACACGGGACTCTAAAAACTGGCAAAACCTGGATTGATCTTCTAGAAGCATGCTGGCCCGGAGGTTCTATTAGTGGTGCTCCCAAAGTTAGAGCATGTCAACGAATAGATGAACTTGAGCCTACTGCACGGGGGCCATACTGTGGTTCATTTATTCATATTGATTGGGATGGTCAATTCGATAGCAATATTCTTATTAGATCACTAATGGTAAATGGATCAACACTTCGAATTAATGCTGGTTGCGGTATTGTTGCGGACTCAGATGCTGAAAACGAGGTCGAAGAGTTAAAATGGAAATTGATGCCAATATTGAAGGCTTTGGAATAA